The following are encoded in a window of Plectropomus leopardus isolate mb chromosome 23, YSFRI_Pleo_2.0, whole genome shotgun sequence genomic DNA:
- the dennd4c gene encoding DENN domain-containing protein 4C isoform X3, translated as MIEDKGHRVTDYFVVAGLTDKSRPLEQDLSETKSSGPKAPITDLAVINRSAGETVPEGFTCIDTTYSGQPANLNHGSLKSPELFLCYKRGRGKSPLIDIGVLYEGKERLIHGCEVIQATPYGRCANVNNSSANSQRIFITLRRAPPVQPQNSLAVTDICVIVTSKGETPPHTFCKVDKNLNCGMWGSNVFLCYKKSVSASNSISYKAGLIFRYPEDDYESFPLSESVPLFCLPMGAKIECWAPNTRDPLPVFSTFVLTISSGEKVYGSAIQFYEPYPVDQLSEKQKIQLGLLTTVEKKMIPNRPVNTNKCICLLSRWPFFESFRKFLMFLYKLSVSGPHPLPIEKHISHFMHNVSFPSPQRPRILVQLSAHDTLILSQPVCTPLPLSGADYGTLLMNLGSENCATLLHFVLLESKILLHSLRPAVLTGVAEAVVAMIFPFQWQCPYIPLCPLSLADVLNAPCPFIVGVDSRYFDLYDPPPDVVCVDLDTNTIYLSDEKRHSNWKNLPKKPCKSLINSLSNLHHQLATVSVRQTAQENSVVNSAVDMTPIEADFTWHKKKTALEMEIQEAFLRFMASILKGYRSYLKPITQAPSEKATAADSLYDLQGFLKSRDRTHQKFYSQLTKTQIFIRFIEECTFVSDKDTGLAFFDDCVEKVEGESSEDTKLLELDESQKSEHTVFVMPPEPPVDDGTEPTPKYTYKSFPRLRMELFDRPRELRPALSSRAAGASLSSSPALLAKRTKQEIKLAYKMAKRFYSNPPLWARCLFSHCYSLWFICLPAAVRLSKSKSRAMQQAYNVLLKMRTTEVEVLDEVCYRVVMQLCGVWGLPVMAVRVLVEMKKAGVHPNAITYGYYNKAVLESPWPSRNRSGLFMWTKLRNVLRGVAQFKQALDRTSSKTGPRLSTTAASNGESAVTDSDRLSHGSADSSSEVNGEEHNLFSHSHGMEDTADNHCSTGRQSDQGYGSKDELHQELTEPSHTAVLAAEERNDSKAQHNGGDIAGSVDSAVAVAEPPSPVEVSSPVPSIVKLSTGSFDGGRETGTGKLFRRHSKNDNVSLPDDDASLPTGDGANPPQQQRQKAFAERSCSFSAETRAGMLLEKGVDHMASQMGADARILAAALCSGQSPPPNSVSKSLFKDLEEEPEDDQGLMLVKLQEEEGPGASEEGKGDDEEVEKLQKEKRERKQTETNEEDSGLRGLEREDVEVGADPLSLLVTESEESASVSSQEPPRSVPAVVSRNLAEEIEMYMSLRSPLGVKSSSMELQQAQGDSPDTPQPKQTLERRSSLPVPPVKTPTGSPGDTPKRSPNTVTRSKTFAAKTKTPGSTAGSPGPRSSSLTALVKSSQGGSLGSVINSISGIKMDTLLSGPKIDVLKSSMKQAANVASKVWGAVASAYSYSDDEDEVQGGGGFPSHLDENMLAAHDVDESPERGAIPGLVSNGLNQSCTSLGSSSGSSDTGRGTHQTHPTPGRAGRGPDSEQSSSHHASSTSIYQNCALEVLMSSCSQCRSCEALVYDEEIMAGWTADDSNLNTNCPFCRTAFLPLLHVEFHDLRTMTGFYMNPSASGDSIHSTSAQPTASSSADVKSPDLMAFPEEEQRETPDNLPGTHRSLIPEPTQSDPLGLLEHQAAGKQQKCSGTSLTRSNSVGGPLQSMDYSQRPGHGVSTTSLPCSLQEVSDGMGTKRPNPKPVSVPYLSPLVLRKELETLLENEGDQVIYTHKFLSQHPIIFWNLVWYFRRLDLPTHLPGLILNSEHCNKGVQLPLTSLSQDSKQVYVQLLWDNINLHQEHGDPLYLLWRTLLEKKGTLAPTDHQEIRTLLNTIVRNIQTNDVYGPINLLIREIKRRPEGVKRQRSIYREILFLSLVALGRENIDVEAFDREYRLAYDELSAEQLKSLHRIDRPPSASVQWCLKCFGSPVI; from the exons TTGCAAGGTGGACAAGAACCTTAACTGCGGCATG TGGGGCTCCAATGTGTTCCTGTGTTACAAGAAATCAGTATCTGCGTCCAACTCCATCAGTTACAAAGCTG GTCTCATCTTTCGTTACCCAGAGGACGACTATGAGTCTTTTCCTCTGTCAGAATCTGTCCCTTTGTTCTGTCTGCCTATGGGGGCCAAGATCGAGTGTTGGGCACCAAACACACGTGACCCTCTGCCTGTCTTTTCCACGTTTGTCTTAACCATCTCTTCTGGTGAAAAG GTGTACGGATCAGCCATCCAGTTCTACGAGCCATATCCAGTGGATCAGTTGAGCGAGAAGCAGAAGATCCAGCTGGGCTTGCTCACCACAGTGGAGAAGAAGATGATCCCCAATCGACCTGTAAACACCAATAAATGCATCTGCCTGCTGTCCCGCTGGCCTTTCTTTGAGTCCTTCCGCAAGTTCCTGATGTTCCTCTACAAGCTCTCCGTCTCAGGCCCACACCCACTGCCCATTGAAAA GCACATCTCGCACTTCATGCACAATGTGTCATTTCCTTCCCCTCAAAGGCCAAGAATATTGGTCcag CTCTCGGCACATGACACCCTGATCCTGTCCCAGCCTGTGTGTACACCCTTACCCCTCAG CGGGGCAGACTATGGCACTCTGCTGATGAATCTGGGCTCAGAGAACTGCGCCACACTGCTGCACTTTGTCCTGCTGGAGAGCAAGATCCTGCTGCACTCACTGCGGCCCGCTGTGCTCACCGGAGTGGCCGAGGCTGTGGTGGCT atGATCTTTCCCTTCCAGTGGCAGTGTCCCTACATCCCCCTGTGCCCGCTTTCTTTAGCCGACGTCCTCAACGCTCCTTGTCCATTCATAGTGGGCGTGGACTCCCGCTACTTCGACCTTTACGACCCCCCGCCAGATGTTGTCTGTGTGGATCTGGACACCAACACGATCTACCT GTCTGACGAAAAGAGACACAGCAACTGGAAGAACCTCCCAAAGAAGCCCTGCAAGAGTCTCATTAACTCGCTAAGCAACTTGCACCACCAGCTGGCCACTG tttcagTACGTCAAACAGCGCAGGAAAACTCCGTAGTGAACTCTGCGGTGGACATGACCCCCATCGAGGCGGACTTCACCTGGCATAAGAAGAAGACAGCTCTGGAGATGGAAATCCAGGAGGCCTTCCTTCGCTTCATGGCCTCCATCCTGAAGGGCTACCGCTCCTACCTCAAACCCATCACCCAGGCACCCTCGGAGAAGGCCACGGCTGCAGACTCCCTCTACGACCTGCAAG GGTTTCTCAAAAGCAGAGACCGAACCCACCAGAAGTTCTACTCCCAGCTCACCAAAACCCAGATATTCATCCGCTTCATTGAGGAGTGCACCTTTGTCAGTGACAAGGACACTGGTCTGGCCTTTTTTGACGACTGCGTCGAGAAG GTTGAAGGAGAGTCATCTGAGGACACAAAACTATTGGAGCTGGATGAGTCTCAGAAGAGCGAGCACACTGTCTTCGTCATGCCCCCTGAACCTCCAGTTGACGATGGAACTGAACCTACCCCCAAATACAC cTATAAAAGTTTCCCCAGGCTGCGTATGGAGCTGTTTGACCGTCCCAGGGAGTTACGGCCAGCactcagcagcagagcagcaggggCCAGTCTGTCCAGCAGCCCTGCTCTACTGGCTAAGAGGACGAAGCAG GAGATCAAGCTAGCATACAAGATGGCCAAGCGTTTCTACTCCAACCCTCCGCTGTGGGCGCGCTGTCTGTTCAGTCACTGCTACAGTCTGTGGTTCATCTGCCTGCCAGCAGCCGTGAGACTTTCCAAGTCGAAAAGCCGTGCCATGCAGCAGGCGTACAACGTGCTGCTGAAGATGAGAACCACTGAGGTGGAGGTGCTGGATGAG GTGTGTTACAGAGTGGTGATGCAGCTCTGTGGTGTGTGGGGTCTTCCTGTCATGGCTGTGCGAGTCCTGGTTGAGATGAAGAAAGCCGGAGTACATCCGAACGCCATCACATATGGATACTACAACAAG GCCGTCCTAGAGAGCCCGTGGCCGAGCAGGAACCGCAGTGGCCTCTTCATGTGGACAAAGCTGCGTAATGTGCTGCGTGGAGTGGCCCAGTTTAAGCAAGCTCTAGACCGAACGTCATCCAAGACAGGACCCAGACTTAGTACGACAG CTGCTTCAAATGGTGAATCTGCAGTCACTGACTCTGACCGTTTGAGTCATGGAAGTGCCGACAGCTCAAGTGAGGTCAACGGTGAGGAACACAACCTGTTTTCCCACAGCCACGGCATGGAAGACACAGCTGACAACCACTGTAGCACAG GTAGGCAGTCTGATCAAGGCTATGGCTCCAAGGATGAGTTACACCAGGAGCTGACAGAGCCGTCACACACGGCTGTCCTCGCCGCTGAAGAGAGAAACGATTCCAAAGCACAACATAATG GAGGTGACATTGCCGGTTCAGTGGACAGTGCTGTAGCAGTAGCAGAGCCACCCAGTCCTGTTGAAGTGTCCTCTCCTGTCCCCAGTATTGTGAAACTGTCCACAGGGAGCTTTGACGGTGGCAGGGAAACAG GTACAGGGAAGCTGTTCAGAAGACACAGCAAGAATGATAACGTGTCTCTCCCTGATGATGATGCCTCTCTGCCAACGGGCGATGGAGCTAACCCAccgcagcagcagcggcagaaAGCCTTTGCTGAACGCAGCTGTAGCTTCAGCGCTGAAACGCGTGCCGGGATGCTCCTAGAGAAAGGCGTGGACCACATGGCCAGTCAGATGGGTGCTGATGCTCGCATCCTGGCTGCAGCGCTCTGTTCAGGCCAAAGTCCGCCCCCGAATAGTGTGTCCAAGTCACTTTTTAAAGACCTGGAGGAAGAGCCTGAAGATGATCAGGGCTTGATGCTGGTAAAACTGCAAGAGGAAGAGGGGCCAGGAGCATCAGAAGAAGGGAAGGGAGATGATGAAGAGGTGGAGAAGTTACAAAAGGAGAAACGAGAGAGGAAGCAAACTGAAACAAACGAGGAGGACTCTGGGTTGCGAGGGCTGGAAAGGGAGGACGTGGAGGTGGGAGCTGACCCGCTTTCTCTCTTGGTGACTGAGAGCGAGGAGTCGGCGTCTGTCAGCAGCCAGGAGCCGCCGCGCTCCGTGCCAGCTGTGGTGTCCCGCAACCTGGCTGAAGAGATCGAAATGTACATGAGCCTGAGAAGCCCTCTGGGTGTGAAGTCCTCCAGCATGGAGCTCCAGCAGGCTCAGGGAGACTCCCCTGACACCCCACAGCCCAAACAGACTCTGGAACGCAGGTCCAGCCTCCCCGTGCCTCCTGTCAAAACTCCAACTGGCTCTCCAGGAGATACACCCAAACGCAGCCCCAACACTGTTACTCGCTCCAAGACCTTTGCAGCAAAGACAAAGACCCCCGGCAGCACAGCGGGCAGCCCCGGTCCTAGATCATCCTCACTGACAGCACTGGTGAAGTCCTCCCAGGGAGGCTCGTTGGGCTCGGTTATTAACTCCATTTCAGGCATCAAGATGGACACACTCTTGTCAGGACCTAAAATTGATGTGCTTAAATCAAGCATGAAACAGGCGGCAAATGTGGCCAGCAAAGTGTGGGGAGCAGTCGCTTCAGCTTACTCCTACTCAGATGACGAG GATGAAGTTCAGGGTGGTGGCGGCTTCCCGTCTCATCTGGATGAAAACATGCTGGCTGCACATGACGTAGATGAGAGTCCTGAGAGAGGAGCCATCCCGGGGTTGGTGTCCAACGGTCTCAACCAGAGCTGCACCAGCCtgggcagcagcagcggcagcagtgACACGGGCCGAGGGACCCACCAGACAC ATCCAACTCCAGGACGAGCAGGCAGGGGCCCAGACTCTGAGCAAAGCTCCTCGCATCATGCGTCTTCCACAAGCATTTACCAGAACTGTGCCCTGGAG GTCCTGATGTCCAGCTGCTCCCAGTGCCGCTCCTGTGAAGCTCTGGTGTACGATGAGGAGATAATGGCTGGATGGACAGCCGACGACTCAAATCTGAATACAAATTGTCCTTTCTGTCGCACAGCCTTTCTTCCCTTACTGCATGTTGAGTTTCATGACCTGCGCACAATGACCGG GTTCTACATGAATCCCAGTGCCTCAGGAGACAGTATCCACAGCACCAGTGCCCAGCCCACAGCCAGCAGCTCAGCTGACGTAAAGTCACCAGACCTTATGGCTTTCCCTGAAGAGGAACAGAGAGAAACTCCAGATAATCTGCCTGGAACACACAGGAG TCTGATTCCAGAGCCAACGCAGTCGGACCCCCTGGGTCTCCTGGAGCACCAGGCAGCGGGGAAGCAGCAGAAGTGCAGTGGGACGTCACTGACGCGCAGCAACAGTGTTGGCGGCCCTCTGCAGAGCATGGACTACTCCCAGAGACCTGGACATGGTGTCTCCACCACCAGCCTGCCCTGCAGCCTGCAAGAGGTGTCG GATGGCATGGGGACAAAACGGCCAAACCCCAAGCCTGTGTCCGTACCGTACCTCAGCCCATTGGTGCTGCGCAAGGAGCTGGAGACGCTGTTGGAGAATGAGGGAGATCAG GTTATCTACACCCACAAGTTCCTCAGCCAGCACCCCATCATCTTCTGGAACCTGGTTTGGTATTTCCGTCGGCTGGACCTGCCCACTCACCTGCCTGGTCTCATCCTAAACTCTGAGCACTGCAACAAAGGAGTACAG CTGCCCCTGACGTCACTATCCCAGGACAGTAAGCAGGTGTACGTCCAGCTCCTGTGGGACAACATCAACCTGCACCAGGAACATGGAGACCCCCTCTACCTGCTCTGGAGGactttgt tggaGAAGAAGGGCACGTTGGCACCAACAGACCACCAGGAGATTCGCACCCTCCTCAACACTATTGTTCGCAACATCCAGACCAACGACGTCTACGGGCCAATCAACCTGCTGATCCGAGAGATCAAACGGCGCCCGGAGGGGGTCAAACGGCAGAG GAGTATCTATAGAGAAATTTTGTTCCTCTCACTGGTGGCCTTGGGGAGGGAGAACATCGACGTAG AGGCCTTCGACAGGGAGTACCGCCTTGCTTATGACGAACTGAGCGCCGAGCAGCTCAAGTCTTTGCACCGCATCGATCGCCCGCCCAGCGCCAGCGTCCAGTGGTGCCTTAAATGCTTTGGCAGCCCTGTGATCTGA